The Mycobacterium paragordonae genome includes a region encoding these proteins:
- the cei gene encoding envelope integrity protein Cei, whose translation MVAHITEGTAFDKHGRPFRRRNPRPAIIVVIFLVVVTGVIWTVALTRPTDVHEVAVCNPPPQAAGTETPAKLGEQVSRTEMIDVTPAKLSDTKVRVLNASGRGGQAGDIAGALQDLGFAQPTSANDPLYAGTRMTCQGQIRFGTAGQATAAALWLVAPCTELFHDSRGDDSVDLALGTDFSSLAHNDDIDAVLATLRPGASEPADHALLAKIHANSC comes from the coding sequence GTGGTTGCACACATCACCGAGGGTACCGCCTTCGACAAGCACGGTCGGCCCTTCCGGCGGCGCAATCCCCGCCCCGCCATCATCGTCGTCATTTTCCTCGTCGTGGTGACCGGCGTGATCTGGACCGTGGCCCTGACCCGGCCGACGGACGTCCACGAGGTGGCGGTGTGCAACCCTCCCCCGCAGGCCGCCGGGACCGAAACGCCCGCCAAGCTCGGCGAGCAGGTCTCACGGACGGAGATGATCGACGTCACGCCCGCCAAGCTCAGCGACACCAAGGTGCGGGTCCTCAACGCCAGTGGCCGAGGCGGCCAGGCCGGCGACATCGCCGGTGCGCTACAGGATTTGGGCTTCGCGCAACCCACGTCCGCCAACGACCCGCTCTACGCCGGCACCCGGATGACCTGCCAGGGGCAGATCCGTTTCGGCACCGCCGGTCAGGCCACCGCGGCGGCGCTGTGGCTGGTGGCGCCGTGCACCGAACTGTTCCACGACAGCCGCGGTGACGACTCGGTGGATCTCGCGCTCGGTACCGACTTCAGCTCGCTGGCACACAACGACGACATCGACGCTGTGCTGGCGACGCTGCGTCCCGGGGCCAGCGAGCCCGCGGATCACGCGCTGCTGGCGAAGATCCACGCCAACAGCTGCTGA
- a CDS encoding DUF3093 domain-containing protein, translated as MSDTRVAPQSVRYRERLWVPWWWWPLGFALATVIAYEVDLGIRSLPGWLPFAVLFAVATAVLLWLGRVEVRVTADDGGVELWAGDAHLPVTVVSRSAEIARTAKSAALGRQLDPAAYVLHRAWVGPMVLLVLDDPDDPTPYWLVSCRHPERVLSALRS; from the coding sequence GTGTCCGATACGCGCGTCGCGCCGCAAAGCGTGCGATATCGCGAACGGTTGTGGGTGCCCTGGTGGTGGTGGCCACTGGGTTTCGCGCTCGCCACAGTCATCGCGTACGAGGTGGACCTGGGCATCCGATCCCTGCCCGGCTGGCTTCCGTTCGCCGTACTGTTCGCCGTCGCGACCGCCGTGTTGCTGTGGCTGGGCCGCGTCGAGGTTCGGGTCACCGCCGACGACGGCGGCGTCGAACTGTGGGCCGGTGACGCACATCTGCCGGTCACCGTGGTCTCCCGGTCGGCGGAGATTGCACGCACCGCGAAGTCGGCAGCGCTGGGCCGTCAGCTCGACCCGGCGGCCTATGTCCTGCACCGCGCCTGGGTCGGCCCGATGGTGTTGCTGGTGCTTGATGATCCCGACGACCCGACGCCGTACTGGCTGGTGAGCTGCCGTCACCCGGAGCGGGTGCTGTCGGCGCTGCGGAGCTGA
- a CDS encoding inositol monophosphatase family protein: MTRPDRPGAEPARLREVAVTVATEAAEFVRRRRGEVFGPSAGLDPAHSSDADTVRSKTTPTDPVTVVDTDTEQLLRARLAVLRPGDPILGEEGGGPRDSTAGGAVTWVLDPIDGTVNFVYGIPAYAVSVGAQINGVSVAGAVADVVAGRVYSAASGHGAHVTDGHGTRELRCNNVDELSMALLGTGFGYSPTRRVRQAELVAQMLPVVRDVRRIGSAALDLCMVAAGHLDAYYEHGLQVWDCAAGALIAAEAGARVLLPPPEVDGAGLVLAAAPGIADALLAALHHVGGLAPIQ, translated from the coding sequence GTGACACGCCCCGACAGACCCGGTGCGGAGCCCGCGCGGCTGCGTGAGGTGGCAGTGACGGTCGCCACCGAGGCGGCCGAGTTCGTACGGCGCCGGCGCGGCGAGGTGTTCGGCCCGAGCGCCGGGCTCGACCCCGCCCACAGCAGCGACGCCGACACCGTGCGATCCAAGACCACCCCGACCGATCCGGTGACGGTGGTCGACACCGATACCGAACAGCTGCTGCGCGCGCGGCTGGCCGTACTGCGACCGGGCGACCCGATCCTCGGCGAGGAGGGTGGCGGGCCTCGTGATTCGACGGCCGGCGGCGCGGTCACCTGGGTGCTCGATCCCATCGACGGAACGGTGAACTTCGTCTACGGCATTCCGGCTTATGCGGTGTCGGTCGGCGCACAGATCAACGGTGTGTCGGTGGCCGGCGCGGTGGCCGATGTCGTTGCCGGCCGGGTGTATTCGGCGGCCAGCGGACACGGCGCGCACGTCACCGACGGGCACGGTACCCGGGAGTTGCGCTGCAACAACGTCGATGAGCTGTCAATGGCGTTGCTGGGCACCGGATTCGGCTACTCGCCGACGCGCCGGGTCCGCCAGGCCGAGTTGGTGGCGCAGATGCTGCCGGTGGTCCGCGATGTGCGTCGCATCGGTTCGGCGGCCCTGGACCTGTGCATGGTCGCGGCCGGGCACCTGGATGCGTATTACGAACACGGCCTGCAGGTGTGGGACTGCGCCGCGGGCGCGCTGATCGCTGCGGAGGCCGGCGCGCGCGTGCTGCTGCCACCACCCGAAGTGGACGGGGCCGGCCTGGTGCTCGCCGCGGCGCCTGGCATCGCCGACGCGTTGCTGGCGGCCCTGCATCACGTCGGGGGTCTGGCTCCGATTCAGTGA
- a CDS encoding DUF4193 domain-containing protein, with amino-acid sequence MPTDYDAPRRTETDDVSEDSLEELKARRNEAASAVVDVDESESAESFELPGADLSGEELSVRVVPKQADEFTCSSCFLVQHRSRLASEKNGVMICTDCAA; translated from the coding sequence ATGCCTACCGACTACGACGCTCCGCGGCGTACCGAGACCGACGACGTCTCGGAAGATTCGCTGGAGGAGCTCAAAGCACGACGGAACGAGGCGGCGTCAGCCGTGGTTGACGTCGACGAATCCGAGTCCGCCGAATCGTTCGAATTACCCGGCGCCGACCTATCGGGTGAGGAGCTGTCGGTTCGCGTGGTTCCCAAGCAGGCCGACGAATTCACCTGCTCGAGTTGCTTTCTGGTGCAACATCGCAGCCGTCTCGCCAGCGAGAAGAACGGCGTGATGATCTGTACCGACTGCGCGGCCTGA